Within Rhododendron vialii isolate Sample 1 chromosome 12a, ASM3025357v1, the genomic segment GCATATCATAAGACACATGTAACAGAAAACCTAGATTAGCAAACCTCTTCTTGCAATCAGTTAACCGATAGATATTTTGAATTAAGAAAAGGAAGTCCACAAGAATTCGAATCCATGCCAGCTTAAATCCAACCATTATGCACCTAAAAAGATATGTTTACAGTGGCTTTGGCTCTGGAAATCCAACCGTTAGCAAACCTCTTCTTGCAATCAGTTAACCGATAGATATTTTCATGTGTACAGGCTTGAACATCAATGAAATATATATAGTATTGAAGGAAGAAGGCCAAGAAATGTAAGAGACGCCATGGTCATGTTTAGTGGATATCCTCGAGATGGCCTTTGATGATTCTTCAGCGGACATGAACCATGCATGGAGACACAACCCTATAGCACTATTCCAAGATTTCCTAGTGGAGGACAGAACCAATATATAAGGGTGTTGCATGGTGTACTTTGAGTTCTCTGGGCGTTGTACGAGGGTTCATGGCCACAAATCAAAACAGCATTTGGTTTGGAGAGTAGAGGATTCAATAACCTGTGAACCAAACATGCAAGTTTCTTTCCGAAAAGAAGGTAGCCAAATGCTGTGCCATCTTGTAGATCATAGTCCTACTTATCCAGTACATGTCGGATAAATTGGAACCAGAGTCCACATTGCAAAATTACAAAGACTATTATCCTGCACCTGTATACACAAATCGCTAACATTCTATACCCTCCTAAACCTATATTAGATCtaccaatatttttctttatcaaacaaaaataagcgGTTGAATACAATCAATGCACCCGACTCGGCTTGACTGCCAAAGCAGTGAGACAAAGTGAACCAATTAGGTTTCCCAAATCAAGAttgttttcaacaaaaaaacacatttctCTAACTCAATTTTCCCAAACCAATCAGGTTTCCAAAACCAAGATTATTTTCATGCCAATAATTttaggaaacaaaaaaacaagcttCTCTAACTCTTCAATTTTTTAGAAGAATTAAAGAACTCGAGTTAAATCTAAATATTCGTATTCAGTAAAtaccattttctatttgatccCTTTGGATTTAAACTAACGCTACCAAGGTTAATACTACTCCTACTAATTTTAGTTTCTTGCAGTGTTCAACGAGATCTAAAAAATAACATTGTGATAAGTACATACTCTGAAAGACAAGCATCTTATGAGTATAATACGCATGAAACCCGCTACCTGTCCAGGGATCAGgtaagggaaaaaaaggaacCCAATAGTCCAACCGTCAATGGTAAAGTCAAAGATAGCAGAAAAGAGACAGAAAATGTAACCTGTGAAGCCTCGACAGACTTGGGCAAGCTCTCCAAGTAAAGCTCCCACTCCTGTCCTTGCCAATCGGCAACTTCATCCTCCCTTGGCATCCGACCAAGCTTGAATTCGTTTGACAGGGATACAATCTTCGAGTATATATTGGAAACTGGCTCCATGGCATCTGACGGGATACCAGTACCCTCAGTCCACAATTGCAAGTCAATCTCATTCTCTATTCCAGGTACATTTGCTTTTAGGAAATTGAGAAACATATCAGTGTCAATGGATTGGAACTTGAAGGTGGCAATATATTTCTTCAGGAATTCATCAAATGCAGACCTTCCAATCTGAGTATGAACCAAAAACAAATCCAATCACGCTTTTACCACGAAGGaacctccaaagtccaaactgTAATGAAACCAACATACCTGCCGCTCAATGCGCCATAAAAACTGGAAGCCTTTCTCATATGGAACTTGAGAATATACATCATCTGGATCAACTCCTTCCTGATTTGTTTTGAGTTTCGTGAATTCCATTTTGTCCTTGAATCTATCCATTTCCTCCACCAAACCCCTCCAACCAATTCCAATGTTCAATGCCGCAATGTCTTCCCCTTGTACAGCCTCAACAATCCTCCTCTCCGCATATGTCGTAAAACCCTGGAATTAATAACAAGTCCCGTAAATTATTATGTTAAGACAAGGActgttacaaaaaaaacccatgcAAACCGTGCCCGCACTTGTAATCAACATTTATATGTCCACCATTTATTTCACTTCATTAGTCAATTCCCTCGAACTCACCCTCAATCACTTCGTTTAAAGCACCATACTCAAGACAAGTAAAAATCTTCTCAAACGGTAATATCATAAACAAATAAACACTTACTGATGCTAGCAAAAATAAATGCGAtttccaaagaagaaaaaatggatgatccaaagacaaaaacaaatagtCACCAGTAATTGAAATGGGCTTGTAAAGTAGCTTGGTAAGTACATTACTACTGAGAAGGTTTGGGATGTGGCTTCTAATGGTATTCTTCACCCTGCGGTGCCGAGGACCTTGTTGCTAATATTCTCTTTTACCTCAATTTTCTCAACAAAATGATACTCCTTGTTGATTATGGGAATGGACAATTCAGCATCAGGTCAGTGTATAATCTGATCAACTCCAATGAGCAAGATCCTCTGACATGTAACTGTCTGGCTTTGGAAGCTCCCTTGCCTTCACTTCAAGATATTGACTAATCTCCATAGAAATATCAGAGTTATGTCTCATAATAGTGCATGCCCTAGATGCAATATGGAGGTTGAGGATATTGATCATTTGTTTGCTAATTGTTCACATACTCTTGCGACATGGGCGCCTTTTCCTAATCTTCAGTATTGGATGAGTATAATTGGCATTTGTAGATTGGATTACTATTCttagtaaaataaaaattctggACAACATGGGATGTCCATAAAATATTACGTTGATTGTGATTTAATGGTCATCATTTGGATTAGCAGAAATAGAAAAGTTTTTGATAACGTTGACATCCAGTTTTCAGGACTACAATCAAAGGGTGATCCGAAAGGGTGCTTTTGGGGATTTTCAAAGGCTTCTTGGACATAAAATGCATGGCATTTATCTAGAATCAGATTCTCAGATTGCGGTGACTCTCATCAATGAAGGACCTCCAAAAAATTCCTCATACAGGAACACGATTGAGGATTGCAGAAGTAAGTTGAACAAACCTAAAAGCTCCATTCTCCATTCTCTTTGGGAAGGAAATTGAGTAGCTGAATGTTTAGCTAGAAAGGGATTGAACAGGAGGCTCATCTGGTGACGCGATGACAGATGACTCCTCTCCGACCAAGGTTCTGGACAAGTTAGCCGCAGATGTTGCGAGAGTAGCAGTTGCTAGGGGATCAGCCCCTAGCCAAGTTCATTCTTTATGTGTTTCTGTTTTGTATAATTTCTGGTGAACCAAAAGAAAGATATTGGAGTGTTTTATTTGCAGAAAATAGGTTATCGATCTTGTACTTTatctcaaaaattttaaaagatagTCAAGATCAATATGGTGACATCCATACAAAAAACTCATCCTAAGATTTGAATCCTATTCTCtggagggaaaaaaacacaatatggtaataccaaaccaaaacaaaccgagccttaaAGTCCCAATTATTGGGATCGAAGAAACCAATAAGGTAAtccaatttaataaaaaaacaggtTTACGTTATTCTATCCCTACATCTAAGTGGATGACTAGATAACATCACCTAAGTTATGCATTGTTCATGTGCAAAGACCAACAAAGAACAAATTGTCCATTTCGCGCTTGGTAAAATTTCTTTAATTGGAAGAACCCCACATGCAAAGCACGCACACATCTATGTAGTAGAATAAAGAGTTGAAGACTATAGCAGCAAGTAAATCCATTTATACCTCATTCAACCAAAAGTGGTCATTGGTCTTGTTAGTAATCAAATTCCCAGTCCAACTATGAGCGAGCTCGTGCGCCACCACCTGAGCCCCACTAGCATCACCCTTGATCACCGTTGGCGTCAAGAACACCATCCTGGGATTCTCCATACCGCCATAAGGAAAGCTCGGCGGCAACACCAGCAAATCAAACCTCTCCCATTCATACCCCCCAAACAAACTCTCCCCAACCCCAATCATGTCCTCCGTACCCGCAAACTCCCTCGCGGCGGCGTCCAGCACCGCCGGCACGGCCTCGGCGTAGACCCTAGTCCTCGGCCCCACCTCCCTCCACCCAATCTCCCCGACCGCAAACGCGAACAAGTAGGGCGGCACGGGCTGTTCCATCACAAACTCCTCCACCACCCTCCCTTCCGCGCACCACAGGGCGTCGTCGCACGCCGCGGCCGCCTCGCCCGCGGTGGGCGGCCTCCGGTCGACGTGCCGGGCCGCCATCACGGCGGACAGCTGGCGGGGCACGTTGAGCCTAGCGGAGTAGCAAACCCTGGCGGCCGGGGTGTCCTGGCAAGGGAAGATGGAGCGAGCGTGGATGGACTGGCACTGGGTGTAGACGAAGGGCAAGGATTTGCTTAGAGTTTGAGGAGGGGAGAGCCATTGGAGggcggaggaggagggggaggtgGTGAAGGCGATGAGGATTTTGTTGGAAGTGTTGTTAGAGAGGGAGACGGTGAGGGATTGGCCCTTGATGGAATcggagggggaggagagagagaaggggagggGGGAGTTGGTGAGGGGATCGGTGacggaggagatggagagagagcgGGTGTCGAGGGAGATGACGGCGGGGgagtgaggaggaggaggggtgggagggagagagaggagagcgGAGGCGTGgatggtggaggaggagaagtccaggtagagagagagggagatgtgGGTGGTTAGAGGGTGGGAGGAGTCGGTGAAGGAGTGGGGGTCGATGAGTGCCATTGGGGAGATGTCAAGGTTTTCAGGGTTAGGTTTTTGTCTTTTCGTTTATAGAGCAGCAGGCAGCAGCAGTTGTAGTGAAGGAAGAAGACGGGGGAAAGGAAATGTTACAGTATTTCTGCAGCCAAACAAGTGAAAATGTGTCTTATGGTTTGTTTAAtggcttcaagtttttttttgtttttttggtgttctTGTGTTGTtcgttgtgtttttttttttttataaatcagGTATCCGGACCAACTTGACCAGCTTTCACACTTCTCAACTAATCTTATGGGACAAATTTCACCGTTCACTTGTGGGGATCTCAATTAAAATTAGAGCGAAGCTCTACATGGATTGGTCCCAAAGAAATTAATGAcatttaagaaatttcaaatctagggcttgttcgtttggggacTTTAAAGCCCCTGCGCACGAAATTCAATAcattttctttatctatctttCTCCATTCAAACccccttcaaaacccaaaatgaacaagcCTATAGGAGAGAGGAAACCCTTGAGTCCTTGACCACCAGACCAAACGTTTGCACCATTATCACAACTCCTACATGAAGTCCAATCAAATGTTGCCCCTTGACCGCTAGACCAAACGCTTGCACCATTATCACAATTCTTACATAAAGTCCAATTAAATGTAGCCTAATTAAGATCCCAATTGTGTTACATATACGAGGGTCTCACAAATATGTGACAGACTGtatttggtgttgtgtttgaattgttatgTTATAAGACTTTTCCTTAAGATCCGTTGCCTCGATCCCACGCCGGAGAAAAGagatgaaaaggaaaaaggggTGTCTTGACATT encodes:
- the LOC131311183 gene encoding leucine aminopeptidase, encoding MALIDPHSFTDSSHPLTTHISLSLYLDFSSSTIHASALLSLPPTPPPPHSPAVISLDTRSLSISSVTDPLTNSPLPFSLSSPSDSIKGQSLTVSLSNNTSNKILIAFTTSPSSSALQWLSPPQTLSKSLPFVYTQCQSIHARSIFPCQDTPAARVCYSARLNVPRQLSAVMAARHVDRRPPTAGEAAAACDDALWCAEGRVVEEFVMEQPVPPYLFAFAVGEIGWREVGPRTRVYAEAVPAVLDAAAREFAGTEDMIGVGESLFGGYEWERFDLLVLPPSFPYGGMENPRMVFLTPTVIKGDASGAQVVAHELAHSWTGNLITNKTNDHFWLNEGFTTYAERRIVEAVQGEDIAALNIGIGWRGLVEEMDRFKDKMEFTKLKTNQEGVDPDDVYSQVPYEKGFQFLWRIERQIGRSAFDEFLKKYIATFKFQSIDTDMFLNFLKANVPGIENEIDLQLWTEGTGIPSDAMEPVSNIYSKIVSLSNEFKLGRMPREDEVADWQGQEWELYLESLPKSVEASQLSALDAHYRLAESKDYEVKVAFLQLAITARCRDYHSEVEKTLKEVGRMKYLRPLYTALVQGIGKVEEKIFAKRVFSEARDSYHPIAQGVVESILSKHL